The sequence below is a genomic window from Candidatus Poribacteria bacterium.
ATTAGGAAAAGCCGTAAAATGGTTAGAAGATTTGCCAACCGCAAAAGGGTACCGAAATTCATAATATGTTCACGAAACTAATTGTCGGAGAGATCTATTACCTCGGCATCTTTAGGCACCACAAACTTGAAAAGATCCGGTGCGAGTTCTTTATCTCGTTCAATCTCTGTGAGCGCAACAATCACACTTTGGCGCGTCCCATCTTCAAATTCGGTTCTGTAGCCAAATTGCACAGGGAGCCATTCACCGGATTTCACCCAGATTTGAAGTGTTTCCTTTGCGTTCGTGCTGACCATGTGCGCTTTAGGGGACAACTCAATTTGATGAACACCTTTTGGATTCGCAAATTCGTCTGGAATCAGAGTCATATCGTAGTTTTTCTGGACATCTTCAAGGGAGGCACCAATACCCGGCAACAGTTCCCGACGTTCTGGATTCGTCCACTTCATCTTATTGACTTGGTTGAGTATCGGTGTATATGTCCAGCCGTATTCGCCGTCTAAAACAGTAAGTTGGACAACTTTTGACGTGTCGTTCCGATCCACATACTCCTTACGGAGTAGGTTCGGTTTCCCGAAGATAAATCGTCCGCGAGCGACACTTTTCTTATTCGATAAAAGCGTTGTTTCCTCAAAGTTCGCACTGAAATTATTAGATTTCTCGTATGCCGTTTTGAAATTCTGAAAAATTTTATCAACAGTTTGCGGATGTGCCTTGTTAACGAACAGCACTGAGAGCGACATCGCTATTAACAGTATATTTTGGAGTCTTGTAAACTTTCCGAGTATAGTGATCCAGAGGGTTCGTCGGATCATTGTCCATCTCCTGTTTTGCCAAATTACCTTTTGGAGAACTGATTTCTACCTTAATATTATAGCATTATTTATTTACAGGTGTCAACATAATTTGTGTCGAAAATCAGGCGATTTAGTTTTAATAGTAGTAGGCACACTCATGAAGATTAAGAATTTAATCGGGTAATTTTTACCGATGCGCGGTGCGGTTAGGGTGAAAGACCCTACCGGGTCTGGTGGAACATGGAATTACCCAAATATTTTATTTAACTTCATCCGTGTGCCGTAACGGGTTGTGATGCAATTCTGCACCGTTCTCAATTTGCCAAGCGCGTCCAATCCGTCAGGATAACTTCTATATCATTCGGATCGTCTAAGGCATGCCTGACGAGTCCTTCTAAAACTTCGGCGACGGATGGTTCTCGGAATATCGCCTGAAACCAGTTGCCGAAAGTTTTAATCGCATCCGGGGATTCGGAACACACCGAAAAAACAAC
It includes:
- a CDS encoding outer membrane lipoprotein carrier protein LolA, giving the protein MIRRTLWITILGKFTRLQNILLIAMSLSVLFVNKAHPQTVDKIFQNFKTAYEKSNNFSANFEETTLLSNKKSVARGRFIFGKPNLLRKEYVDRNDTSKVVQLTVLDGEYGWTYTPILNQVNKMKWTNPERRELLPGIGASLEDVQKNYDMTLIPDEFANPKGVHQIELSPKAHMVSTNAKETLQIWVKSGEWLPVQFGYRTEFEDGTRQSVIVALTEIERDKELAPDLFKFVVPKDAEVIDLSDN